In Mus musculus strain C57BL/6J chromosome 9, GRCm38.p6 C57BL/6J, one genomic interval encodes:
- the Csrnp1 gene encoding cysteine/serine-rich nuclear protein 1 isoform X2, whose product MTGLLKRKFDQLEEDDSSSSSSSSFSSRLSLSSFPASSASPAWNSDEEGPGGQAPQSDQDSCGLQSFTPPSILKRAPRERPGHVAFNGITVYYFPRCQGFTSVPSRGGCTLGMASRHSTCRLFSLAEFTQEQVRARREKLRRRLKEEKLEMLRWKFSVAGVPESGAGVPLTADAIDDASVEEDLAVAVANGRLEEANFLQPHPPRQRRALLRASGVRRIDREEKRELQVLRQSREDCGCHCDGVCDPETCSCSLAGIKCQMDHTSFPCGCCREGCENPNGRVEFNQTRVQTHFIHTLTRLQMEQGAESLGDLESPVEDTPVEQAALSPFPPSKPPVSSELGDSSCSSDMTDSSTTLSSGSSEPPNHPAHPSLPGPSFRSGVDEDSLEQILNFSDSDLGIEEEEEEGGGVGNLDNLSCFHLADIFGTGDPGSLASWTHSQSGSSLASGILDENANLDASCFLNSGLGGLREGSLPGSSGSPEGDAVQSSSWDLSLSSCDSFELLQALPDYSLGPHYTSRRVSGSPDSLETFHPLPSFSPPRDASTCFLESLVGLSEPVTEVLAPLLESQFEDAALAPLLEPVPV is encoded by the exons ATGACTGGGCTACTGAAGAGGAAGTTTGACCAGCTGGAAGAGGACGACtccagttcctcctcctcctcatcgtTCTCTAGccggctctctctctcctccttccccgcCTCTTCTGCCTCCCCTGCCTGGAACTCTGATGAGGAGGGACCAGGTGGTCAGGCACCCCAGTCTGATCAGGACTCCTGTGGCCTCCAGAGTTTCACTC CCCCGTCCATCCTGAAGCGGGCTCCTCGGGAGCGTCCAGGTCACGTGGCCTTTAACGGCATCACCGTCTACTATTTCCCACGGTGCCAGGGATTCACCAGTGTGCCCAGCCGTGGTGGCTGTACCCTGGGCATGGCTTCTCGGCACAGCACCTGCCGCCTTTTCTCCTTAGCTGAGTTTACACAGGAGCAGGTCCGGGCTCGGCGTGAGAAGCTCCGCCGCCGTTTAAAGGAGGAGAAGCTGGAGATGCTGAGGTGGAAG TTTTCAGTGGCTGGAGTTCCGGAGTCAGGGGCAGGCGTGCCTCTCACAGCGGATGCCATCGATGACGCCTCTGTAGAGGAGGACTTGGCAGTGGCCGTGGCAAATGGCCGCCTGGAGGAAGCCAATTTCCTCCAGCCCCATCCACCTCGGCAGCGACGGGCTCTCCTTCGGGCTTCCGGCGTTCGAAGGATTGACCGAGAGGAGAAGCGGGAGCTGCAGGTGCTGCGCCAGTCCCGGGAGGATTGTGGTTGTCACTGTGATGGCGTCTGTGACCCTGAGACCTGCAGTTGCAGCTTGGCCGGCATTAAGTGCCAG atggaTCACACGTCCTTCCCCTGTGGCTGCTGCAGGGAGGGCTGCGAGAACCCCAATGGTCGAGTGGAATTCAATCAGACAAGAGTTCAGACGCACTTCATTCACACCCTCACCCGCCTGCAGATGGAGCAGGGTgccgagagcttgggggacctggAGTCCCCCGTGGAGGACACTCCTGTTGAACAAGCCGCGCTTTCCCCCTTTCCGCCTTCCAAGCCCCCTGTGAGCAGTGAACTGGGGGACAGCAGTTGCAGCAGCGATATGACAGACTCTTCCACGACCTTGTCCTCTGGCAGCAGCGAGCCTCCAAACCACCCTGCCCACCCCAGCCTGCCAGGTCCCAGCTTCCGGTCTGGCGTAGATGAAGACAGCCTGGAACAGATCCTGAATTTCAGTGACTCTGACCTCGgaattgaggaggaggaggaggagggagggggtgtgGGCAACTTGGATAACCTCAGCTGCTTCCATCTGGCTGACATCTTTGGTACCGGTGACCCCGGCAGCCTGGCCAGCTGGACTCACAGCCAGTCTGGCTCTAGCCTCGCATCGGGCATCCTAGATGAGAATGCCAACCTGGACGCCAGTTGCTTCCTGAACAGCGGACTTGGAGGGCTGAGAGAAGGTAGCCTCCCTGGCAGTTCTGGGTCCCCTGAGGGGGACGCCGTCCAGAGCAGCTCCTGGGACCTCAGCTTATCCTCCTGTGACTCCTTTGAGCTTCTCCAGGCTCTGCCAGATTATAGTCTGGGACCTCACTATACTTCCCGAAGGGTGTCGGGCAGCCCGGATAGCCTTGAGACCTTCCACCCATTGCCCAGCTTCTCTCCACCACGGGATGCGAGCACTTGCTTCCTGGAGTCTCTCGTGGGCCTGTCTGAGCCGGTTACAGAAGTCCTGGCACCCCTTCTGGAGAGCCAGTTTGAGGATGCTGCCTTGGCACCTTTGTTGGAGCCTGTGCCAGTGTAA
- the Csrnp1 gene encoding cysteine/serine-rich nuclear protein 1 isoform X1: MLRDLPRITQPITKASVLGCWNPLHSTMTGLLKRKFDQLEEDDSSSSSSSSFSSRLSLSSFPASSASPAWNSDEEGPGGQAPQSDQDSCGLQSFTPPSILKRAPRERPGHVAFNGITVYYFPRCQGFTSVPSRGGCTLGMASRHSTCRLFSLAEFTQEQVRARREKLRRRLKEEKLEMLRWKFSVAGVPESGAGVPLTADAIDDASVEEDLAVAVANGRLEEANFLQPHPPRQRRALLRASGVRRIDREEKRELQVLRQSREDCGCHCDGVCDPETCSCSLAGIKCQMDHTSFPCGCCREGCENPNGRVEFNQTRVQTHFIHTLTRLQMEQGAESLGDLESPVEDTPVEQAALSPFPPSKPPVSSELGDSSCSSDMTDSSTTLSSGSSEPPNHPAHPSLPGPSFRSGVDEDSLEQILNFSDSDLGIEEEEEEGGGVGNLDNLSCFHLADIFGTGDPGSLASWTHSQSGSSLASGILDENANLDASCFLNSGLGGLREGSLPGSSGSPEGDAVQSSSWDLSLSSCDSFELLQALPDYSLGPHYTSRRVSGSPDSLETFHPLPSFSPPRDASTCFLESLVGLSEPVTEVLAPLLESQFEDAALAPLLEPVPV; the protein is encoded by the exons ATGTTGAGGGACCTACCCAGGATCACCCAGCCAATAACCAAG GCGTCTGTCCTCGGCTGTTGGAACCCCCTACATTCCACCATGACTGGGCTACTGAAGAGGAAGTTTGACCAGCTGGAAGAGGACGACtccagttcctcctcctcctcatcgtTCTCTAGccggctctctctctcctccttccccgcCTCTTCTGCCTCCCCTGCCTGGAACTCTGATGAGGAGGGACCAGGTGGTCAGGCACCCCAGTCTGATCAGGACTCCTGTGGCCTCCAGAGTTTCACTC CCCCGTCCATCCTGAAGCGGGCTCCTCGGGAGCGTCCAGGTCACGTGGCCTTTAACGGCATCACCGTCTACTATTTCCCACGGTGCCAGGGATTCACCAGTGTGCCCAGCCGTGGTGGCTGTACCCTGGGCATGGCTTCTCGGCACAGCACCTGCCGCCTTTTCTCCTTAGCTGAGTTTACACAGGAGCAGGTCCGGGCTCGGCGTGAGAAGCTCCGCCGCCGTTTAAAGGAGGAGAAGCTGGAGATGCTGAGGTGGAAG TTTTCAGTGGCTGGAGTTCCGGAGTCAGGGGCAGGCGTGCCTCTCACAGCGGATGCCATCGATGACGCCTCTGTAGAGGAGGACTTGGCAGTGGCCGTGGCAAATGGCCGCCTGGAGGAAGCCAATTTCCTCCAGCCCCATCCACCTCGGCAGCGACGGGCTCTCCTTCGGGCTTCCGGCGTTCGAAGGATTGACCGAGAGGAGAAGCGGGAGCTGCAGGTGCTGCGCCAGTCCCGGGAGGATTGTGGTTGTCACTGTGATGGCGTCTGTGACCCTGAGACCTGCAGTTGCAGCTTGGCCGGCATTAAGTGCCAG atggaTCACACGTCCTTCCCCTGTGGCTGCTGCAGGGAGGGCTGCGAGAACCCCAATGGTCGAGTGGAATTCAATCAGACAAGAGTTCAGACGCACTTCATTCACACCCTCACCCGCCTGCAGATGGAGCAGGGTgccgagagcttgggggacctggAGTCCCCCGTGGAGGACACTCCTGTTGAACAAGCCGCGCTTTCCCCCTTTCCGCCTTCCAAGCCCCCTGTGAGCAGTGAACTGGGGGACAGCAGTTGCAGCAGCGATATGACAGACTCTTCCACGACCTTGTCCTCTGGCAGCAGCGAGCCTCCAAACCACCCTGCCCACCCCAGCCTGCCAGGTCCCAGCTTCCGGTCTGGCGTAGATGAAGACAGCCTGGAACAGATCCTGAATTTCAGTGACTCTGACCTCGgaattgaggaggaggaggaggagggagggggtgtgGGCAACTTGGATAACCTCAGCTGCTTCCATCTGGCTGACATCTTTGGTACCGGTGACCCCGGCAGCCTGGCCAGCTGGACTCACAGCCAGTCTGGCTCTAGCCTCGCATCGGGCATCCTAGATGAGAATGCCAACCTGGACGCCAGTTGCTTCCTGAACAGCGGACTTGGAGGGCTGAGAGAAGGTAGCCTCCCTGGCAGTTCTGGGTCCCCTGAGGGGGACGCCGTCCAGAGCAGCTCCTGGGACCTCAGCTTATCCTCCTGTGACTCCTTTGAGCTTCTCCAGGCTCTGCCAGATTATAGTCTGGGACCTCACTATACTTCCCGAAGGGTGTCGGGCAGCCCGGATAGCCTTGAGACCTTCCACCCATTGCCCAGCTTCTCTCCACCACGGGATGCGAGCACTTGCTTCCTGGAGTCTCTCGTGGGCCTGTCTGAGCCGGTTACAGAAGTCCTGGCACCCCTTCTGGAGAGCCAGTTTGAGGATGCTGCCTTGGCACCTTTGTTGGAGCCTGTGCCAGTGTAA